One Purpureocillium takamizusanense chromosome 12, complete sequence DNA window includes the following coding sequences:
- the ADI1_3 gene encoding 1,2-dihydroxy-3-keto-5-methylthiopentene dioxygenase (EggNog:ENOG503NXU5~COG:D): MGPNVGNGMIGMEMGMGMHPNGANQPQATEYTLQGVMRFLQTEWHRHERDRNAWEIEKQEMKGRIANLEGQARRADSTQKALKKYVSILERKVKEQAAQIKGTPIKNDDAASERAAKIQEKLRSSSDKHSVPGADEDIQIPRSDDDAQRNDLKTYLDQCQAEFMYLMVTPANPQPPRESPPLPMIEDLREAEGYGMPGPQPMERQFQLQRPAPSHGQDMGAMNARAHQVPNAVSQMQHQSQGYAKPDMQPQPMMRAANDHQVAMFSGSNDWQGPVSVTTRSLDENMPGPNHAAEALGGVDDSAELREKPPAAPEPDGWEFPEGAFPEPGTAHQQSSAPSATNRPDTDAFPNAEYMPKSPNRVPSGHRRKSSMSRRRSGEHELALNASQKADGSAFKLRFGLRGHLDTVRTVIFSGGGSPGEPEICTAGDDGMIKRFHIPRLDSHAGPLNAASDLDVIANFTHRGHTGSVLSLTSWSPSPNFSTGGRAQGDGWIFSGGQDATIRVWERGRVDPKATLEGHTDAVWALCVLPTTLGNVFGNSSHYGSADRILLVSGGADGTVRLWSVSAPPQLSSPQPGSNRSMSGRGGRVRGNSMSSGSGFSNSPQPTVSSNSPFHHTLVHVISRSDGSQASPTCITPLGSSGETFVVAYADAAVVVYDTRSGEQVGQMDSMETSDGSMKTGVNAVVATTIGLDQGSPHHPNTIGGEDEAGAGGPTGGRSMAGSGVEGTIISGHEDRFVRFFDANSGQCTYNMLAHPDAISSLSLSPDGRELVSAGHDASLRFWSLEKRSCTQEITSHRVMRGEGVCSCVWSQDGKWVVSGGGDGVVKVFAR, encoded by the exons ATGGGCCCCAATGTTGGAAATGGCATGATTgggatggagatgggcatgggcatgcaCCCCAACGGTGCCAACCAGCCCCAGGCCACCGAGTACACGCTCCAGGGTGTCATGCGGTTTCTCCAGACCGAGTGGCACCGTCACGAGCGCGATCGCAATGCCTGGGAGATTGAGAAGCAGGAAATGAAGGGCCGCATCGCCAATCTCGAAGGGcaggctcgccgcgccgactCTACCCAAAAGGCTCTCAAGAAATACGTATCCATCCTCgagcgcaaggtcaaggagcaggCCGCGCAGATCAAGGGCACGCCCATCAAGAACGATGACGCGGCGAGCGAACGCGCCGCCAAGATTCAGGAGAAGCTTAGAT CATCCTCAGACAAACATTCGGTGCCTggagccgacgaggacattcAGATTCCCAgatccgacgacgacgcacaaCGAAACGACCTCAAGACTTACCTCGATCAATGCCAGGCAGAGTTCATGTATCTCATGGTTACTCCCGCGAACCCTCAGCCGCCTCgcgagtcgccgccgctgcccatgaTCGAAGACCTCCGAGAAGCCGAAGGGTATGGCATGCCTGGTCCGCAGCCGATGGAGAGGCAATTCCAACTCCAGCGACCGGCGCCAAGCCACGGTCAGGACATGGGCGCAATgaacgcgcgcgcgcatcagGTCCCCAACGCCGTATCGCAGATGCAACACCAGTCACAGGGCTATGCCAAACCCGACATGCAGCCTCAGCCGATGATGCGAGCCGCTAACGACCACCAGGTCGCCATGTTCTCTGGCTCTAACGACTGGCAGGGCCCGGTCTCCGTGACAACACGCTCCTTAGATGAGAACATGCCAGGGCCGAATCACGCCGCTGAagcgctcggcggcgtcgacgattCTGCCGAGCTGCGAGAGAAACCGCCCGCTGCCCCTGAGCCCGATGGTTGGGAATTCCCCGAGGGCGCGTTTCCCGAGCCGGGCACGGCCCACCAGCAGTCGTCTGCGCCTTCGGCAACGAATCGACCTGACACGGACGCGTTCCCGAATGCCGAGTACATGCCCAAATCGCCGAACCGGGTCCCTAGTGGGCATCGAAGAAAAAGTTCAATGTCTAGGAGACGGAGCGGCGAGCATGAGCTGGCCCTGAACGCCAGCCAAAAGGCCGATGGCAGCGCTTTCAAGCTGCGGTTTGGACTACGCGGCCATCTCGATACCGTGCGGACGGTCATcttctcgggcggcggcagccctgGAGAGCCTGAGATATGTAcggccggtgacgacggcatgATCAAGCGCTTCCATATCCCGCGTCTCGACAGCCACGCCGGCCCGCTCAATGCCGCGTCCGACCTGGACGTTATTGCCAATTTCACGCATCGCGGGCACACCGGCTCCGTCTTGTCGCTGACATCGTGGTCGCCGTCCCCCAACTTCTCCACTGGTGGTCGCGCGCAAGGCGACGGATGGATCTTCTCGGGAGGCCAGGATGCAACGATCCGCGTCTGGGAGCGTGGGCGGGTGGACCCAAAGGCAACGCTGGAGGGCCACACCGACGCCGTGTGGGCGCTCTGCGTCCTGCCTACGACCTTGGGCAATGTCTTTGGCAACTCCAGCCACTACGGTAGCGCGGACCGGATACTGCTCGTTTCCGGCGGAGCGGACGGGACGGTGCGGCTCTGGTCCGTCAGTGCCCCTCCGCAGCTCAGCTCTCCGCAGCCTGGGTCGAATCGAAGCATgtctgggcgcggcgggcgcgttCGCGGCAACTCGATGAGctccggcagcggcttctCCAATTCTCCACAGCCGACGGTGTCGTCCAACTCGCCATTCCACCACACGCTGGTGCATGTTATTTCAAGGTCGGACGGCTCTCAGGCCAGCCCCACGTGTATCACGCCACTCGGCAGTTCTGGAGAGACGTTTGTGGTCGCATacgccgatgccgctgtCGTTGTCTACGACACGAGAAGCGGTGAGCAGGTAGGCCAGATGGACAGCATGGAGACGTCGGACGGTTCGATGAAGACGGGCGTCAACGCGGTCGTGGCGACTACGATTGGACTGGACCAAGGAAGTCCACATCATCCCAACAccattggcggcgaggacgaggccggggccgggggaCCGACGGGCGGACGATCGATGGCGGGTTCGGGCGTGGAGGGGACAATCATCTCTGGGCACGAAGACCGTTTTGTGCGGTTCTTCGACGCCAACAGCG GGCAATGCACGTACAACATGCTCGCCCACCCCGACGCCATCTCGAGCCTGTCGCTGAGCCCTGACGGGCGAGAGCTAGTGAGCGCCGGACACGACGCGTCGCTGCGTTTTTGGAGCTTGGAGAAGCGATCCTGCACGCAGGAGATCACGAGCCACCGGGTGATGCGGGGCGAAGGTGTATGCTCGTGCGTCTGGAGCCAGGACGGCAAATGGGTGGTgagcggcggaggcgacggcgtggtCAAGGTGTTTGCGCGGTAG
- a CDS encoding uncharacterized protein (EggNog:ENOG503P1ZC~TransMembrane:6 (o20-40i52-77o97-123i135-166o194-213i225-247o)~COG:S) — protein MSAALPPPPPPDIDLSQDRRAVIIATSVGTIALAILVVGLRIASRRINHAPLWVDDWLIITSLVCACAHVSCSSLYPTSRGLGKHIWANPPEAALDWAIALFIGELSYTLTMLCAKWSILAFYWRAFHVRKSIKVPICVLAVCVLCWGIAVFLVAIFQCVPVHAWWQRFDPVNPLPPSAYTCGVNSHEFFYGNAIPTIVTDVLMLALPAPYIWTLNLPRGQKVALAGVFLVGFFVTIVSGLRLSIILHQDLKDPDITWVFVDSTNWTITEANSAVVCACLPFLHPALSKLCNGTRRLFSCGSHSGHGSTRKTMTTTNTTTVGRGRTCDGDEGLDDDDSGAVRTWDGDRRFGLSSTHATAFASRSCGTYTSGGDLEADERLFVWTSPDDGRSATTVAAEGRRVAHGNNESLTSIELREMNRVRTSVMDGIVVTREVHMQHQVV, from the exons ATGtcggccgccctcccgccgccgccaccgccggacATCGACCTCTCGCAGGATCGACGGGCGgtcatcatcgccacgtCGGTCGGGACGATAgcgctcgccatcctcgtcgtggGCCTACGCATCGCCAGCCGGCGCATCAATCACGCGCCGCTGTGGGTAGACGACTGGCTCATCATAACATCGCTG GTTTGCGCATGCGCGCACGTCTCTTGCTCTTCGCTATACC CCACGAGCCGCGGCCTCGGGAAGCACATCTGGGCCAACCCGCCCGAAGCGGCCCTCGACTGGGCTATCGCCCTCTTCATCGGCGAGCTGAGCTACACCTTGACGATGCTGTGCGCCAAGTGGTCCATCCTCGCCTTCTACTGGCGCGCCTTTCATGTCCGGAAGTCGATTAAGGTTCCTATCTGCGTGCTGGCCGTCTGTGTACTATGCTGGGGCATCGCCGTG TTtctcgtcgccatcttccAGTGCGTGCCCGTCCACGCGTGGTGGCAGCGCTTCGACCCCGTCAACCCGCTCCCGCCTTCCGCGTATACGTGCGGCGTCAACTCCCATGAATTCTTTTATGGAAACGCCATACCGACGATTGTGACTGACGTGTTGATGCTTGCGTTACCAGCGCCATATATATGGACATTGAATCTGCCGCGGGGCCAGAAGGTAGCTCTGGCGGGAGTATTCCTCGTCGGTTTTTT TGTCACTATCGTGTCTGGCCTCCGACTCAGCATTATTCTTCACCAAGACCTCAAGGATCCAGACATTACTTGGGTTTTTGTTGACAGTACTAACTGGACCATCACCGAGGCAAATAGTGCCGTCGTCTGTG CTTGCCTGCCCTTTCTACATCCCGCCCTCAGCAAGCTCTGCAATGGAACTCGGCGCCTGTTCTCCTGCGGCAGCCATTCTGGTCACGGGTCCACCCGCAAAACGATGACGACCACCAACACTACCACCGTCGGCAGGGGCAGGACTTGCGACGGAGATGAAGGTTTGGACGATGACGATTCGGGCGCCGTCCGCACCTGGGACGGGGATCGTCGCTTCGGCTTGTCCTCGACGCATGCTACCGCGTTTGCGAGTCGAAGTTGTGGCACCTATACGAGTGGCGGCGATTTGGAGGCGGATGAGCGCCTATTCGTGTGGACGTCTCCTGATGACGGGCGCAGCGCAACTACTGTTGCGGCAGAGGGAAGAAGGGTAGCCCACGGCAATAATGAGTCGTTGACGTCGATTGAGCTCCGAGAGATGAACCGTGTAAGGACGTCGGTGATGGACGGGATCGTGGTGACCCGCGAGGTGCATATGCAGCATCAAGTTGTATAA
- the VPS11 gene encoding Vacuolar protein sorting-associated protein 11 (EggNog:ENOG503NV9U~COG:O~BUSCO:EOG09260FZZ) has protein sequence MAISWKSFDFFDVAPVSFADDDAQQLFDSNEISSVCAGSDSLFVGSNDGFVSIIGKSWKVVRRFQAHESGRVTHMRQVEGTSVLVTVAEDLSSEPVLKAWALDKLVKKTNMPTCLSTLTINNGRRQFPISAFAASHDLSQIAVGFGNGAVTVLRGDLIHDLGTKQRIVFESEEPVTGVQLATDEKLTTLFVSTTSRIIKLGLSRRGQGLPPKTVEDSGCAVGCMTLDPSSGDVVVAREDAIYTYFLDGRGPPKAYESPKSLISIYQNYIALACPSSGANGRDPDAMRRRFGGGATEALFNASSFVILEPDLRVVSHTETLISPVRFIFEVWGDLFTVSVEGKVHRYHEKALQQRLEMLYQRNMFPLAIELAQNSGLDNQQQSLIYRKFGDHLYKKADYDGAMVQYIRAIDTTEPSQVIRKFLDTQRIHNLIQYLEQLHEHRKATADHTTLLLNCYAKLKDIDKLEKFIKSPGDLKFDLDTAIAMCRQGGYYEQAAYLAKRHGETELVVDILIEDSKSYDEALDYIWRQDPEVAYPCLQKYARVLIEHCPKDATRVFVDYYTGKYRPKRTMAVVAQDGETPISTGGFAAGAASAVQNLSNLLPLPYMNTSSIASPGTPGTGKNAIQDAMESLNEDDYPPPKYKAPPPRTAFSSFIDHPDEFIVFLEACLEEQDLATSDRTELYTTLFEMYLYKSTEKKGQQHREEWEAKAKKLIEGEHVPMESSNVLLLSHLSDFRDGTVLVKEQAGLLFDIFRSYTSAKDTRGALKALKKYGPEEPQLYPAALAYLTSDSRVLQEAGSDELEAILSKIDKDGLMAPLQVIQTLVGQSSGGGVATMGMVKPYLHETISRERREITQNKHRIDTLRTDTEKRRTELADLGTKPAVFQATRCADCGQGLDLPAVHFLCKHSFHQRCLRGGASEGDDVECPKCASGNEVIRKMREQQKESAEKHELFKGVLEDSDDRFATIADWFSRGVMDGHNGEA, from the exons ATGGCTATCTCG TGGAAGTCGTTCGACTTCTTCGACGTCGCACCCGTCTCCttcgccgatgatgacgctCAGCAGCTCTTCGACAGCAACGAGATATCCAGCGTCTGTGCGGGCTCCGACAGCCTGTTCGTGGGATCAAACGATGGCTTCGTCAGCATCATCGGCAAAAGCTGGAAGGTGGTGCGCCGCTTCCAGGCGCATGAGTCGGGAAGGGTCACCCACATGCGCCAGGTCGAGGGCACCAGCGTCCTGGTGACGGTCGCG GAGGATCTCAGCAGTGAACCGGTACTCAAGGCGTGGgccctcgacaagctcgtcaaGAAGACAAACATGCCCACCTGCTTGAGCACCCTGACTATCAACAACGGACGCCGACAGTTTCCT ATATCTGCCTTTGCCGCGTCCCACGACCTTTCGCAGATCGCCGTCGGCTTCGGAAacggcgccgtcaccgtcctcCGCGGCGATCTCATTCACGATCTCGGAACGAAGCAGCGCATAGTGTTCGAGTCCGAAGAGCCGGTGACGGGCGTGCAGCTCGCGACGGACGAGAAGCTGACCACACTCTTCGTATCCACCACGTCGAGAATCATAAAGTTGGGCCTTTCGCGCCGGGGCCAAGGGCTCCCGCCGAAGACTGTCGAGGATTCAGGATGCGCCGTCGGATGCATGACACTGGACCCCAGCTcaggcgacgtcgtcgtcgcccgggAAGACGCGATATACACATACTTTTTGGATGGACGTGGTCCGCCCAAGGCCTACGAGTCACCCAAGAGCCTGATATCCATCTACCAAAACTACATTGCGCTGGCGTGTCCGTCTTCTGGCGCCAACGGAAGGGATCCAGATGCCATGAGACGGCGTTTTGGAGGCGGGGCAACCGAGGCTCTCTTCAATGCATCGTCTTTTGTGATCTTGGAGCCAGACCTGCGCGTCGTCTCACATACTGAAACACTGATCTCACCCGTCCGCTTCATCTTCGAAGTCTGGGGCGATCTTTTCACCGTCAGCGTCGAGGGCAAA GTCCACCGGTATCACGAAAAGGCTTTACAGCAGAGGCTGGAGATGCTGTATCAGAGGAACATGTTCCCCCTCGCCATTGAGCTGGCACAGAACTCGGGCTTGGAcaaccagcagcagagcctTATCTACCGCAAGTTCGGCGACCACCTATATAAAAAAGCCGACTATGACGGGGCAATGGTCCAGTACATTCGTGCCATTGATACTACAGAGCCGTCGCAAGTTATACGTAAA TTCCTTGACACGCAACGCATACACAACCTCATTCAGTACCTGGAACAACTTCATGAGCATAGAAAAGCTACGGCCGACCACACCACGCTCCTGCTCAACTGCTATGCCAAACTCAAGGACATTGATAAACTGGAAAAGTTTATCAAATCGCCTGGCGACCTCAAGTTTGACCTAGATACAGCCATAGCCATGtgccgccaaggaggctATTACGAGCAGGCTGCATATCTTGCCAAGCGGCATGGAGAGACGGAGCTGGTGGTTGACATTCTGATCGAAGACTCCAAGAGCTACGATGAGGCACTCGACTACATCTGGCGACAGGACCCGGAAGTC GCCTACCCTTGCCTGCAAAAGTACGCTCGCGTGCTCATCGAACATTGTCCCAAGGACGCGACCAGGGTCTTTGTAGACTACTATACCGGCAAGTATAGACCCAAACGAACGATGGCGGTCGTTGCGCAAGACGGCGAGACACCCatctcgacgggcggctttgctgctggcgcggcgaGTGCCGTGCAGAACCTGTCTAATCTTCTCCCTCTGCCCTACATGAACACCTCTTCTATAGCAAGCCCTGGAACACCGGGAACAGGCAAAAACGCAATTCAAGATGCGATGGAGTCGTTAAACGAAGACGACTATCCACCACCAAAGTACAAGGCGCCCCCACCGCGAACGGCATTTTCATCCTTCATCGACCACCCAGATGAGTTCATTGTGTTTCTAGAGGCGTGCTTGGAGGAACAAGATCTCGCAACGTCAGACAGGACAGAGCTTTATACCACGCTGTTCGAGATGTATTTGTACAAGTCAACTGAGAAGAAGGGACAACAGCACAGAGAGGAGTGGGAGGCTAAGGCGAAGAAGTTGATCGAGGGAGAGCATGTCCCTATGGAGAGCTCAAACGTTCTGCTCCTTTCGCACCTGTCTGACTTTCGCGACGGCACAGTCTTGGTCAaggagcaggcaggcctGTTGTTCGACATCTTCCGGTCATACACATCAGCCAAGGACACAAGGGGCGCGTTGAAGGCGCTGAAAAAATACGGACCCGAGGAACCGCAACTCTacccggcggcgctggcttACCTCACGTCCGATTCTCGGGTGCTGCAGGAGGCTGGCTCTGACGAACTGGAGGCTATCCTGTCCAAGATTGACAAGGACGGGCTCATGGCCCCGCTGCAGGTGATCCAAACGCTCGTGGGGCAGTCGTCTGGAGGGGGCGTGGCAACTATGGGCATGGTCAAGCCATACCTGCATGAGACGATCTCGAGAGAGCGCAGGGAGATCACGCAGAACAAACACCGCATCGATACGCTACGGACAGACACGGAGAAGCGACGGACTGAGCTGGCGGACCTGGGAACCAAGCCAGCCGTTTTTCAAGCCACACGGTGCGCCGACTGCGGACAGGGGCTCGACCTCCCGGCGGTGCATTTCCTCTGCAAGCACAGCTTTCACCAGAGGTGCCTCCGCGGAGGGGCCAGTGAAggggacgacgtcgagtgTCCAAAGTGTGCGAGCGGGAACGAGGTGATCCGCAAGATgcgcgagcagcagaagGAAAGCGCAGAGAAGCACGAGCTGTTTAAGGGAGTGTTGGAGGACAGCGATGATAGGTTTGCCACGATTGCGGACTGGTTCTCACGGGGAGTTATGGATGGGCACAATGGTGAGGCGTAG
- the ADI1_3 gene encoding 1,2-dihydroxy-3-keto-5-methylthiopentene dioxygenase, variant 2 (EggNog:ENOG503NXU5~COG:D), which yields MYRVPRCHSRNVTDLSAASSDKHSVPGADEDIQIPRSDDDAQRNDLKTYLDQCQAEFMYLMVTPANPQPPRESPPLPMIEDLREAEGYGMPGPQPMERQFQLQRPAPSHGQDMGAMNARAHQVPNAVSQMQHQSQGYAKPDMQPQPMMRAANDHQVAMFSGSNDWQGPVSVTTRSLDENMPGPNHAAEALGGVDDSAELREKPPAAPEPDGWEFPEGAFPEPGTAHQQSSAPSATNRPDTDAFPNAEYMPKSPNRVPSGHRRKSSMSRRRSGEHELALNASQKADGSAFKLRFGLRGHLDTVRTVIFSGGGSPGEPEICTAGDDGMIKRFHIPRLDSHAGPLNAASDLDVIANFTHRGHTGSVLSLTSWSPSPNFSTGGRAQGDGWIFSGGQDATIRVWERGRVDPKATLEGHTDAVWALCVLPTTLGNVFGNSSHYGSADRILLVSGGADGTVRLWSVSAPPQLSSPQPGSNRSMSGRGGRVRGNSMSSGSGFSNSPQPTVSSNSPFHHTLVHVISRSDGSQASPTCITPLGSSGETFVVAYADAAVVVYDTRSGEQVGQMDSMETSDGSMKTGVNAVVATTIGLDQGSPHHPNTIGGEDEAGAGGPTGGRSMAGSGVEGTIISGHEDRFVRFFDANSGQCTYNMLAHPDAISSLSLSPDGRELVSAGHDASLRFWSLEKRSCTQEITSHRVMRGEGVCSCVWSQDGKWVVSGGGDGVVKVFAR from the exons ATGTACCGCGTCCCACGCTGTCACTCACGCAATGTTACTGACCTTTCCGCAGCATCCTCAGACAAACATTCGGTGCCTggagccgacgaggacattcAGATTCCCAgatccgacgacgacgcacaaCGAAACGACCTCAAGACTTACCTCGATCAATGCCAGGCAGAGTTCATGTATCTCATGGTTACTCCCGCGAACCCTCAGCCGCCTCgcgagtcgccgccgctgcccatgaTCGAAGACCTCCGAGAAGCCGAAGGGTATGGCATGCCTGGTCCGCAGCCGATGGAGAGGCAATTCCAACTCCAGCGACCGGCGCCAAGCCACGGTCAGGACATGGGCGCAATgaacgcgcgcgcgcatcagGTCCCCAACGCCGTATCGCAGATGCAACACCAGTCACAGGGCTATGCCAAACCCGACATGCAGCCTCAGCCGATGATGCGAGCCGCTAACGACCACCAGGTCGCCATGTTCTCTGGCTCTAACGACTGGCAGGGCCCGGTCTCCGTGACAACACGCTCCTTAGATGAGAACATGCCAGGGCCGAATCACGCCGCTGAagcgctcggcggcgtcgacgattCTGCCGAGCTGCGAGAGAAACCGCCCGCTGCCCCTGAGCCCGATGGTTGGGAATTCCCCGAGGGCGCGTTTCCCGAGCCGGGCACGGCCCACCAGCAGTCGTCTGCGCCTTCGGCAACGAATCGACCTGACACGGACGCGTTCCCGAATGCCGAGTACATGCCCAAATCGCCGAACCGGGTCCCTAGTGGGCATCGAAGAAAAAGTTCAATGTCTAGGAGACGGAGCGGCGAGCATGAGCTGGCCCTGAACGCCAGCCAAAAGGCCGATGGCAGCGCTTTCAAGCTGCGGTTTGGACTACGCGGCCATCTCGATACCGTGCGGACGGTCATcttctcgggcggcggcagccctgGAGAGCCTGAGATATGTAcggccggtgacgacggcatgATCAAGCGCTTCCATATCCCGCGTCTCGACAGCCACGCCGGCCCGCTCAATGCCGCGTCCGACCTGGACGTTATTGCCAATTTCACGCATCGCGGGCACACCGGCTCCGTCTTGTCGCTGACATCGTGGTCGCCGTCCCCCAACTTCTCCACTGGTGGTCGCGCGCAAGGCGACGGATGGATCTTCTCGGGAGGCCAGGATGCAACGATCCGCGTCTGGGAGCGTGGGCGGGTGGACCCAAAGGCAACGCTGGAGGGCCACACCGACGCCGTGTGGGCGCTCTGCGTCCTGCCTACGACCTTGGGCAATGTCTTTGGCAACTCCAGCCACTACGGTAGCGCGGACCGGATACTGCTCGTTTCCGGCGGAGCGGACGGGACGGTGCGGCTCTGGTCCGTCAGTGCCCCTCCGCAGCTCAGCTCTCCGCAGCCTGGGTCGAATCGAAGCATgtctgggcgcggcgggcgcgttCGCGGCAACTCGATGAGctccggcagcggcttctCCAATTCTCCACAGCCGACGGTGTCGTCCAACTCGCCATTCCACCACACGCTGGTGCATGTTATTTCAAGGTCGGACGGCTCTCAGGCCAGCCCCACGTGTATCACGCCACTCGGCAGTTCTGGAGAGACGTTTGTGGTCGCATacgccgatgccgctgtCGTTGTCTACGACACGAGAAGCGGTGAGCAGGTAGGCCAGATGGACAGCATGGAGACGTCGGACGGTTCGATGAAGACGGGCGTCAACGCGGTCGTGGCGACTACGATTGGACTGGACCAAGGAAGTCCACATCATCCCAACAccattggcggcgaggacgaggccggggccgggggaCCGACGGGCGGACGATCGATGGCGGGTTCGGGCGTGGAGGGGACAATCATCTCTGGGCACGAAGACCGTTTTGTGCGGTTCTTCGACGCCAACAGCG GGCAATGCACGTACAACATGCTCGCCCACCCCGACGCCATCTCGAGCCTGTCGCTGAGCCCTGACGGGCGAGAGCTAGTGAGCGCCGGACACGACGCGTCGCTGCGTTTTTGGAGCTTGGAGAAGCGATCCTGCACGCAGGAGATCACGAGCCACCGGGTGATGCGGGGCGAAGGTGTATGCTCGTGCGTCTGGAGCCAGGACGGCAAATGGGTGGTgagcggcggaggcgacggcgtggtCAAGGTGTTTGCGCGGTAG
- a CDS encoding Nicotinamide-nucleotide adenylyltransferase (COG:E~EggNog:ENOG503Q6VC), giving the protein MRPRPAQLVDFFARSLTAFQSSQDPLRVLCTLPHGLAAAASTTAAAAAAGSSAGDAEPAPRRPTSGPVRRLIVLDSSFNPPTRAHARMVRSAVQDAKSRSTSRDPRAARDATTRVMLLLAVNNADKAPKPASFPVRLCMMEGFARELLGGDDEEGVSTPPGVGEKEQDTSRRRRQDAAAGLEVDLAVTTMPYFHDKERAIDASGFYGRGGDEAPEQVFLAGYDTLIRIFNPKYYHDHQDHDHHDGDGSQEASGAASAAGGHAKQQQKKTAMQRALDPFFATARLRVSTRLDDEWGGLEEQREYVRGLEGGRLDAVGGRGAWARRVDVVSTMDGDDDDEAGGEEEEEMMRRMEGVSSSKAREAVKERDGEGLERLVDGEVRAWIEREKLYRD; this is encoded by the coding sequence atgagGCCACGACCGGCACAGCTTGTCGACTTCTTCGCACGATCGCTCACCGCGTTCCAATCGTCGCAGGATCCGCTGCGAGTGCTGTGCACCCTGCCAcacggcctcgcggcggcagcaagcaccacagccgccgccgccgccgccggctccagcgCTGGCGATGCAGAGCcggcaccacggcggccaacaAGCGGGCCGGTGCGCAGATTGATCGTGCTCGACTCGAGCTTCAACCCGCCCACGAGGGCACACGCGCGCATGGTGCGGTCGGCGGTGCAGGACGCCAAGAGCAGGAGCACGAGCAGGGATCCCAGAGCGGCGAGagacgcgacgacgcgggtCATGCTCCTGCTGGCGGTTAATAACGCGGACAAGGCGCCCAAGCCGGCGTCGTTCCCGGTGCGGCTGTGCATGATGGAGGGGTTTgcgcgggagctgctgggcggcgacgacgaagaaggggtgtcgacgccgccgggcgtAGGAGAGAAGGAACAAGATacgagccgtcgccggcgccaggaTGCAGCAGCCGGACTGGAAGTGGAcctggcggtgacgacgatgccgtatTTCCACGACAAGGAGCGGGCTATTGACGCAAGCGGTTTCTACGGACGGGGGGGAGACGAGGCTCCGGAGCAAGTCTTTCTGGCGGGCTACGACACGCTGATCCGGATCTTCAACCCAAAGTACTACCACGACCATCAggaccacgaccaccacgacggtgacggcagTCAGGAGGCTTCCggagcggcgtcggcagcgggcgggcacgccaagcagcagcagaagaagacggcgatgcAGAGGGCACTGGACCCCTTCttcgcgacggcgcggctgcgtGTGTCGAcgcggctggacgacgagtgGGGCGGGCTGGAGGAGCAACGCGAGTACGTGcgcgggctcgagggcgggaggctcgacgccgtgggcgGGAGGGGTGCGTGGGCGCGCAGGGTGGACGTGGTTTCGACTatggacggcgacgacgacgacgaggcggggggagaagaagaagaagagatgATGCGGCGGATGGAGGGCGTGAGCAGCTCCAAGGCCAGGGAGGCGGTCAAGGAgcgggacggcgaggggctGGAGAGGCTGGTGGACGGGGAGGTGCGGGCGTGGATCGAGAGGGAGAAGCTATATCGTGATTGA